The genome window CTCTAAAAAAATCAAAAGTTGTGACAACTATGTTGAAACATTCCGGAATACTGTTAAAACGCTAATTCTATCTTCTTCAATTCTATAAATGATACGATAATTATCAACAATCAACTCCTTAATCGAAGTATCAGAATACTCTGGAACAATTCTTCCAGAAAAAGGAAAATTTGTGAGCTCATTCTCACAGTTCAAAATTTTCTCTATCTGCCTATCCGCATAATATAAAGAATCCTTAGAAATATATGCATGGATGCTTTCTAAATCTTTGATCGAATTAGCAGACCAAAAGACTCTCATTTTGAGATTTTGAACTTATTACGAACTTCTTCTGATGTATATAGATTTCCATTATCAGCATCAGTTAAACCTTTTTCAATCTTCTGACGAAC of Oceanispirochaeta crateris contains these proteins:
- a CDS encoding type II toxin-antitoxin system RelE/ParE family toxin; the protein is MRVFWSANSIKDLESIHAYISKDSLYYADRQIEKILNCENELTNFPFSGRIVPEYSDTSIKELIVDNYRIIYRIEEDRISVLTVFRNVST